Part of the Prunus dulcis chromosome 8, ALMONDv2, whole genome shotgun sequence genome is shown below.
TATTTCAACTCCGattcaattcaaaaactgtGTATTTAATGTCTTTAGATTTGTTCTAAGTCCACGATTTCtactatttttgaaatttgaaattgcgATGCATGTAGTTTCAAATTTGGATGCcaagattttgttttgtatgttttgAATTATACAGGAAATGTTTTGCCTTTCTCACTGGTTGTTGCAACTCGCTCAATCGTGCGTCGTTTTATGCCTTATTGATAGTCCGACATGTCGCTAGTTCCACCATTTCAAATACTTTGGACTTCAAGTGCCTGATTTACTGTGATATGTTTATCTTGGCAGGATGGGCATGATTCAGAAGATTCAAAGCAAAGCACCGCAGACATGTCTGCTTTTGTGAGTGCCTTGATATTCTCGCAACATCATAAATGTCGGCATAGCTTATAAGTTATGATAGTTGTTGAAGAATGTAGGACTTCAACATTATTGGATTATTTATACAAGAATCTTGTGTTGGTAAATGTTTGTTTTCTGTTGTGTTCTTGTCATAATTTTTGtgcatttattttttgcagGTGCAAAACCTTCTTCAGCAGATGGTGAGTTGTGAGTTATAAGTTAGAGCTTATGTTGGTCACATAACTGACTGTTGCTAATAAAATTTCTGCCTGCAGCAATCTCGGTTCCAAACAATGTCCGACTCCATCGTTACAAAGAATATCCTTTCctcattttctttaatttttacaaTCGCAAATTTGGTTCTTCGTCAATTTTATTAGATACGTCCTGGAGGTACACCTATTAATATGTCTAACTAATGTAAATGAAACTAATATAAATGATTTGGTTTATGTATGCTTATTGAAAGCCTTAAAATTGTCATTTGGCCTGCCACCATAGGAAGCTGTTTTTACAAACTAGGTGTAGCGATGTTTTCTGGTTTTGGCTGGTAGTTCAGATAAGTTGGAACTTAATGGGTTTGAAACCTTACTGTCTGTGTCATATCATTGTAGTGGTTTAAATGAAATctattttgtgttttcttgACTGTGATTCACTTGACGAGATGGGAACTCGCATAAATGAGTTGGAGCATAGCATCAACGACCTAAGAACAGAGATGGGAATCGAGGGCTCTCCATCTCCCGTGCAGCAGCCCAAGCCAGAGGCAGGTGAAGTGAAGCAACAAGAAGGTTCTGCATAAAATTAGTCATATTGTGAACATTGGAcgagtttttttttactttttgccATCTTTGTCTGTGTTTCTGTATGTGTGCTTAAGCTATTAAAGCTGATGTTACTATGAAGATCATAAGCTTCCAATGTGCTCTTGTAGCTAATTTATCTTTCGAACGAAATTTTAATTGTATGGGCCATGTTAGGCAAAAGTCATGAATATGACATGATTTTTGATC
Proteins encoded:
- the LOC117637308 gene encoding heat shock factor-binding protein-like encodes the protein MDGHDSEDSKQSTADMSAFVQNLLQQMQSRFQTMSDSIVTKIDEMGTRINELEHSINDLRTEMGIEGSPSPVQQPKPEAGEVKQQEGSA